In Patescibacteria group bacterium, one DNA window encodes the following:
- the trmD gene encoding tRNA (guanosine(37)-N1)-methyltransferase TrmD: MLQFDIITIFPKIFSSYFSESIISRGQKKKLIKINIHDLRKWTSDKRKTVDDKPYGGGPGMVLKVEPFAKALRAMKKNKKTRVILFSAGGKQFDNTVAAEFAKKYDRLILICGHYEGVDERVKKIIKELGFEFSEISIGPYVLTGGELPAMVLVDAVARQIPGVLGKTESLEEKRLGIGVPVYTRPEIFKFLNKKYQVPKVLLSGDHKKIEEWRLKQIKK; encoded by the coding sequence ATGCTTCAATTTGATATCATCACAATTTTTCCAAAAATTTTTTCCTCTTATTTCTCCGAGAGCATAATTTCGCGCGGACAAAAAAAGAAATTGATAAAAATAAATATCCATGATTTACGGAAGTGGACTTCTGATAAGCGCAAAACGGTTGACGACAAGCCGTACGGCGGCGGGCCGGGGATGGTTTTAAAAGTTGAGCCGTTCGCCAAGGCACTCCGCGCGATGAAGAAAAATAAAAAAACAAGAGTGATTTTGTTTTCCGCCGGAGGAAAACAGTTTGATAATACGGTGGCGGCCGAGTTCGCAAAAAAATATGATCGTCTAATTTTAATTTGTGGCCACTACGAAGGCGTGGACGAGCGCGTGAAAAAAATTATTAAAGAGTTAGGTTTTGAATTTTCGGAAATTTCTATTGGTCCGTACGTTTTGACTGGTGGCGAACTGCCGGCCATGGTTTTGGTGGATGCTGTGGCGCGGCAAATCCCCGGAGTTTTAGGAAAGACTGAATCGCTTGAAGAAAAACGTTTAGGCATCGGCGTACCGGTCTACACCCGTCCGGAAATTTTTAAATTTCTTAATAAAAAATATCAGGTGCCGAAAGTTTTATTGTCCGGAGATCATAAAAAAATTGAAGAGTGGCGGTTGAAACAAATAAAAAAATAA
- a CDS encoding bifunctional oligoribonuclease/PAP phosphatase NrnA has product MNQILINKLEQLILAAQKILVMVHQKPDGDALGSGLAFSEFLDTLGKTNDFFALGPISSSADFLPSRKKIKSNYNEITLSDYGLIIILDCGDLKQTGIETEIRALSPALPIINIDHHRTNETFGVLNILDPESSSTAEIVFSLFEQLNFSFSKDAATLLLTGLITDTANFSNPATTFSSLEAAGKLLARGARLGEISSNVLQNKSLDVLKFWGVILSRLTENKELGIVTTVITQEDLELANLDEEALEGVTNFLNNLKGAKMVLVLKALEDGKIKGSFRTTVPGIDVSRLAKTFGGGGHAKAAGFTIPGKLVKIEGGWRIE; this is encoded by the coding sequence ATGAACCAGATATTAATTAATAAATTAGAGCAGCTGATTTTAGCCGCCCAAAAAATCTTAGTCATGGTCCATCAAAAACCGGACGGAGACGCGCTTGGCTCTGGTTTGGCTTTTTCCGAATTTTTAGATACACTCGGAAAAACCAATGATTTTTTTGCCTTGGGGCCAATCTCAAGTTCCGCCGACTTTCTTCCCAGCCGGAAAAAAATTAAAAGTAATTATAACGAAATTACTCTCTCTGATTATGGTTTGATTATAATTTTGGACTGCGGCGACTTAAAACAGACAGGAATTGAAACGGAAATTCGCGCTCTTTCTCCCGCCTTGCCAATCATTAATATTGACCACCACAGAACAAACGAAACTTTCGGAGTGCTTAATATTTTGGATCCGGAATCTTCTTCCACGGCAGAGATTGTTTTTTCCCTTTTTGAACAATTAAATTTCTCATTTAGCAAAGACGCGGCCACCCTGCTTTTGACTGGCTTAATTACCGACACGGCCAACTTCAGCAATCCTGCCACAACTTTTTCCTCTCTTGAAGCCGCCGGAAAACTTTTGGCTCGGGGAGCAAGGCTTGGGGAAATTTCTTCCAATGTTTTGCAAAATAAATCCTTGGATGTTTTAAAATTTTGGGGAGTAATTTTATCCCGCCTCACGGAAAATAAAGAATTGGGCATTGTTACGACCGTGATTACCCAAGAAGACTTGGAGTTGGCCAATCTGGACGAGGAAGCGCTTGAAGGCGTGACAAATTTTTTAAATAATTTAAAAGGCGCAAAAATGGTTTTGGTTTTGAAAGCCCTGGAAGATGGAAAAATTAAGGGAAGTTTTCGAACAACTGTCCCGGGAATTGATGTTTCTCGGCTCGCCAAAACTTTTGGTGGGGGAGGACATGCAAAAGCGGCTGGATTTACCATTCCAGGAAAATTGGTTAAAATAGAGGGAGGATGGAGGATAGAATAA
- a CDS encoding ZIP family metal transporter translates to MNPLLWIIGSTIIVSLISLIGVFTLALREKYLEKILLTLVALASGALMGGAFIHLLPEAIEKADGKPIFIWVLVAFVAFFIIEKVLQWRHCHKEKCEVHTFGYMTLLGDGAHNFIDGLIIAAAFVEGTSLGLVVTAVVILHEVPQEIGDFGTLLYSGFQKKKALLMNFLSAVTAVAGGIIGYFLANASESFVNVLIPFAAGGFIYIGASDLLPEIRKTTKIKESIGTLAMFILGVVIVYLMRFLDIE, encoded by the coding sequence ATGAATCCCCTGCTTTGGATTATTGGAAGTACAATTATTGTCAGTTTGATCTCATTGATCGGTGTTTTTACTTTGGCTTTGCGGGAGAAATATTTGGAGAAAATATTGCTTACGCTCGTGGCGTTGGCTTCGGGTGCTCTGATGGGCGGCGCCTTTATCCACCTTCTTCCTGAGGCGATAGAAAAAGCAGATGGTAAGCCGATTTTTATTTGGGTGCTCGTTGCTTTTGTGGCATTTTTTATTATAGAAAAAGTTTTACAATGGAGACATTGCCATAAGGAGAAGTGCGAAGTTCACACTTTTGGTTATATGACGCTTTTGGGCGACGGGGCTCACAATTTTATTGATGGTTTAATCATTGCCGCGGCTTTTGTGGAGGGTACGAGTTTAGGGCTTGTTGTGACGGCTGTAGTTATTTTACATGAAGTCCCTCAAGAAATCGGCGATTTTGGTACGCTTCTTTATTCCGGTTTTCAAAAGAAAAAAGCTCTTCTTATGAATTTTTTGAGTGCCGTCACGGCAGTGGCAGGCGGAATTATTGGTTATTTTTTGGCCAATGCCTCGGAAAGTTTTGTCAATGTGTTGATTCCCTTCGCGGCTGGTGGCTTTATTTATATAGGTGCTTCTGATCTTCTTCCTGAAATTAGAAAAACTACCAAGATTAAAGAATCAATTGGTACGTTAGCGATGTTCATTTTGGGGGTGGTCATAGTCTATTTAATGAGATTTTTAGATATTGAATAA
- the clpP gene encoding ATP-dependent Clp endopeptidase proteolytic subunit ClpP: MTTKNNDLNYQHLIPTVIEKSTYGERAYDIYSRLLKDRIVFLGDTVDDGVANTIIAQLLFLESQDKEKDIKLYINSPGGSVTAGLAIYDTIQYIKPDVSTICVGLAASMAATLLASGTKGKRFVLPNSEILIHQVMGGAEGQAIDIKIRAERILRIKDRLNDILAKHTSQPLAKIEKDTDRDYFMTADEALKYGIVDKIIKK; the protein is encoded by the coding sequence ATGACGACAAAAAATAACGACCTAAATTATCAACATCTCATCCCGACCGTAATTGAAAAATCAACATACGGCGAGCGGGCTTATGATATTTATTCAAGACTTTTGAAAGACCGTATTGTTTTTTTGGGCGACACGGTTGATGACGGAGTGGCAAACACAATCATTGCCCAGCTTTTATTTTTAGAAAGCCAGGACAAAGAAAAAGATATTAAGCTGTATATCAATAGCCCAGGCGGATCAGTGACCGCGGGACTTGCGATTTATGACACAATTCAATACATCAAGCCTGATGTTTCCACAATTTGTGTTGGCTTGGCCGCGAGCATGGCCGCGACGCTTCTGGCCTCCGGCACAAAAGGAAAAAGATTTGTTCTGCCAAACTCGGAAATTTTAATTCACCAAGTAATGGGCGGGGCGGAAGGACAGGCGATTGATATTAAAATTCGGGCAGAAAGAATTTTGCGAATTAAAGATCGCTTGAATGATATTTTAGCCAAACACACCAGCCAACCGCTCGCGAAGATTGAGAAGGATACAGACCGCGATTATTTTATGACCGCGGACGAGGCATTAAAATACGGGATAGTAGATAAAATAATCAAAAAATAA
- the polA gene encoding DNA polymerase I, with product MIKVEIIDSQKKIEDFAKKLAQQRAFVFNIETEGQSPSISKIFGVSFCFEEGKSFYIPCSKSEILNFKSIFENSKIFKYGHDLKRGIEVLYEKEIQLAAASFDTMIAAYLLNPGAKTYELSDLTSAKVGEKITTIEESIGKGKGGKNLEEVGREKIAAYSGERTEAIWRLVKIFKEELRENNLLKLFENLEMPLLPVLAQMETDGVKIDAAILKKYSKKAEKELSRISEKIFKLTKIKFNLDSPIQLREVLFQKLKIQTAGLSRGKTGISTAASELQKLKGAHPVIDLILEYRELAKLNSTYLQALPKLINPKTGRIHTSFNQTITATGRLSSSNPNLQNIPAKGELAEAVRKAFVAPRGFKILAADYSHIDLRVIASLADDKNMIKSFRAGADIHQETASQIWNVSPEKVTPQLRQAAKTINFGVTYGMGARALASGAGITIDEAKQFIGKYFTVYEGVRNFLEETRQKARDLGYVETLFGRRRYLPEIYSPVPQIAAEAERMAINMPVQGTAADIMKLAMIKIAAGLPKISPTSKMILQVHDELVFEVASSDIKKVANFVKETMAEAVKLKVPLTSQIEVGENWGEMKKYKI from the coding sequence ATGATCAAGGTAGAAATAATTGATAGCCAGAAAAAAATAGAAGATTTCGCAAAAAAGCTCGCTCAACAAAGAGCTTTTGTTTTTAATATTGAAACAGAGGGGCAGTCCCCTTCCATTTCGAAAATTTTTGGTGTAAGTTTTTGTTTTGAAGAAGGAAAATCTTTTTACATCCCTTGCTCTAAATCAGAAATTTTAAATTTTAAATCTATTTTTGAAAATTCAAAGATTTTTAAATACGGCCATGATTTGAAACGCGGCATAGAGGTCTTATATGAAAAGGAAATTCAACTCGCGGCCGCGAGTTTTGACACAATGATCGCCGCTTATCTTTTAAATCCCGGCGCTAAAACCTATGAACTTTCCGATCTAACTTCGGCGAAAGTTGGAGAAAAAATAACAACAATTGAAGAATCAATCGGTAAGGGAAAAGGGGGGAAAAATCTCGAAGAAGTGGGTCGGGAAAAAATAGCTGCCTACTCTGGTGAACGGACAGAAGCGATTTGGCGTTTGGTCAAAATTTTTAAAGAAGAGTTAAGAGAAAATAATCTTTTAAAACTTTTTGAAAATCTGGAAATGCCTTTGCTTCCGGTTTTGGCCCAAATGGAAACTGACGGAGTAAAAATTGATGCGGCAATTCTAAAGAAATATTCTAAAAAAGCAGAGAAGGAGTTATCAAGAATTTCGGAAAAAATTTTTAAGTTAACCAAGATAAAATTTAACCTTGACTCCCCTATCCAGCTTCGGGAAGTTCTTTTCCAAAAATTAAAAATTCAGACGGCTGGACTTTCCCGCGGAAAAACCGGAATTTCCACAGCCGCTAGTGAACTGCAAAAGTTAAAGGGAGCGCATCCCGTCATTGATTTAATTTTGGAATATCGCGAATTGGCAAAATTAAATTCCACATATCTGCAAGCGCTACCAAAACTTATAAATCCCAAGACCGGTAGAATTCATACTAGCTTTAATCAAACAATTACCGCGACCGGTCGCCTTTCTTCCTCAAACCCAAATTTACAAAATATTCCCGCCAAGGGTGAGTTGGCGGAAGCGGTCAGAAAGGCTTTTGTCGCGCCTCGCGGTTTTAAAATTCTAGCCGCAGATTATTCCCATATTGATTTGCGGGTAATTGCCTCGCTTGCTGATGACAAAAATATGATTAAATCTTTTCGGGCCGGAGCCGACATTCATCAGGAGACCGCTTCGCAGATTTGGAATGTTTCTCCGGAAAAAGTGACGCCCCAATTACGGCAGGCGGCGAAAACCATTAATTTTGGCGTAACTTATGGTATGGGCGCCCGAGCGCTCGCTTCTGGCGCCGGAATAACGATTGATGAAGCAAAACAGTTTATTGGCAAATATTTTACTGTTTATGAAGGCGTCAGAAATTTTTTGGAAGAGACGCGCCAAAAGGCTCGCGACTTAGGATATGTGGAAACACTTTTCGGCCGCCGCCGATATTTGCCGGAAATTTATTCCCCTGTTCCCCAGATTGCCGCCGAAGCCGAACGGATGGCTATTAATATGCCTGTCCAAGGCACGGCTGCGGATATTATGAAATTGGCAATGATTAAAATCGCCGCGGGACTGCCGAAAATTAGCCCTACCTCAAAAATGATTTTACAAGTTCATGATGAATTAGTTTTTGAAGTTGCCTCTTCTGATATAAAAAAGGTCGCGAATTTTGTTAAAGAAACTATGGCGGAGGCGGTAAAACTTAAAGTGCCGCTTACTTCTCAAATTGAAGTCGGAGAAAATTGGGGTGAGATGAAAAAATATAAAATATAA
- a CDS encoding CBS domain-containing protein — translation MKIKNVMVKKVITVKREQTLIEAAQIFVKNNISGAPVVDGRGKLVGMLSEKDLFRALYPDVRDILKDVRLWLGKEKIKHRVEAKRGIMVEKLMIKKIISIDPDAEILEAGSIMLTTKIHRLPVVKNKKLIGIVSRPDIFRNLLKADLQI, via the coding sequence ATGAAAATAAAAAATGTAATGGTTAAAAAAGTTATCACAGTTAAAAGGGAGCAGACTTTAATTGAAGCGGCTCAAATTTTCGTTAAAAATAATATTAGCGGCGCGCCAGTCGTTGATGGGCGAGGAAAATTAGTAGGTATGCTTTCAGAAAAAGATTTATTCAGAGCATTGTATCCAGACGTAAGGGATATTTTAAAAGACGTCCGCCTTTGGCTTGGCAAAGAAAAAATTAAACATCGCGTAGAGGCCAAGCGAGGAATAATGGTAGAAAAATTAATGATTAAAAAAATTATTTCCATTGATCCCGACGCAGAAATTTTGGAAGCGGGATCAATAATGCTCACTACTAAAATTCATCGCCTGCCCGTTGTAAAAAATAAAAAATTAATTGGTATTGTTAGCCGCCCTGATATTTTTAGAAATTTATTAAAGGCAGATCTCCAAATCTGA
- the rpsP gene encoding 30S ribosomal protein S16 — translation MLMIRLSRTGKSAQPSYRVIVSEKSKDPWGKYLEILGHYYPKKEAKLVDLKEERLKYWIGKGAKLSETVNNILVNQGVINAPKVRMVKISKRRAAKAAESKKASEAAPAVPKAEAQTEAAKPEEPKTETVAEEKKEEPKAEAPVEEVKIEASAEEGKTEEATKVEEKLEAPAEETKSEEAKA, via the coding sequence ATGTTAATGATTAGACTATCTCGCACGGGCAAAAGCGCCCAGCCCAGCTATCGCGTGATTGTTTCGGAAAAAAGCAAAGATCCCTGGGGAAAATATTTAGAAATCCTCGGACATTATTATCCAAAAAAGGAAGCCAAGCTAGTTGATCTTAAAGAAGAAAGATTAAAATATTGGATAGGAAAGGGCGCTAAACTTTCTGAAACCGTAAACAATATTTTAGTTAATCAGGGAGTGATAAACGCGCCGAAAGTTCGAATGGTGAAAATCAGCAAACGGCGCGCGGCTAAGGCGGCGGAAAGTAAAAAAGCCAGCGAAGCAGCTCCGGCGGTTCCCAAAGCTGAAGCACAGACTGAAGCGGCAAAACCCGAAGAGCCAAAAACTGAAACCGTCGCCGAAGAAAAAAAAGAAGAGCCAAAGGCTGAGGCGCCAGTTGAAGAGGTGAAAATTGAAGCCTCTGCAGAGGAAGGGAAGACAGAAGAAGCGACCAAGGTTGAAGAGAAACTAGAAGCCCCGGCCGAGGAAACGAAATCAGAAGAGGCAAAGGCGTAA
- a CDS encoding KH domain-containing protein, translated as MVEQQSSYFLNIKQEKKRMAEKDQEFVEYIVKQIVNHPEDVKTERTVDEMGVLITLKIHPEDMGYVIGKQGQTARSIRTLLKIVGAKEKARVNLKIYEPEGSRMNRRGPAPSSDVDADVEDLKI; from the coding sequence ATGGTCGAACAGCAAAGTAGCTATTTTCTGAACATTAAACAAGAAAAGAAACGTATGGCAGAAAAAGATCAAGAGTTCGTTGAATACATCGTGAAACAGATCGTCAATCATCCGGAAGACGTTAAGACCGAAAGAACGGTCGACGAAATGGGAGTTTTAATCACTCTCAAAATTCATCCGGAAGATATGGGTTATGTGATCGGCAAGCAGGGTCAAACCGCTCGCTCAATCAGAACTCTATTGAAGATCGTCGGCGCGAAGGAAAAAGCCAGAGTCAATTTGAAAATCTACGAACCGGAAGGTTCACGGATGAATCGAAGAGGCCCGGCTCCTTCTTCCGATGTTGACGCAGATGTTGAAGACTTGAAAATCTAA
- a CDS encoding AAA family ATPase, with the protein MYLQKLEIQGFKSFANKTVLEFTPKDKGGKSIAAIVGPNGSGKSNVADAVRWVLGEQSLKLLRGKKSEDVIFSGSPKKPRMGFAEVSLYLNNEDGSAPIDFREVVLTRRVYRSGESEYLINKSKVRLSDVLLLLAQSNFGQKTYAIIGQGMVDAMLLATPAERKEFFDEATGVEQYQMKRDQALNKLKASEENLRQAEILFAEIEPRVKSLTRQMKRLAERSQVEAELKNLQKKYYSHLWKELNGKMKNEETRVAPLLEEKKKLEGEVGEAEGKLKTMEKEQPTSDVFRRLQSEYEKLFEEKNRLRERDMMIKNKMALAEHAELVRPMAMPANEIEMTVEDLFKNYENFVKKLVKAEDTSALIDLKKEAEGLRKEFADFFAKLKREPAKKEAAKIDPALPKELEKIVGEIENINRALTEVQVKIENFNREQEAERRSFFELQRNLQLKQHELYMLSSEINAIQVETAGAAARREDLEREIRQEVGDPAELGEPAGFEPDWHEKIFKFKHQLELIGGIDPETEKEYKESSERYEFLKTQIADLRGAIDSLMKVIGELDGIIKKQFDTAFGKINDEFEKYFKILFGGGKAQLILKKEIKVDEDEAVAEGEEAPVEEKKKKGEEFIAGIEVEATPPGKRLKGIGMLSGGERALTSIALLSAIISQNPAPFVVLDEVDAALDESNSIRFANVFDELTDKTQFILITHNRATMQKANILYGVTMEADGVSRLLSLNLEQAERTVNIDK; encoded by the coding sequence ATGTATCTACAGAAACTAGAAATTCAAGGATTTAAGTCTTTTGCCAATAAGACAGTTTTGGAGTTTACCCCGAAAGACAAGGGCGGGAAAAGCATTGCCGCGATTGTGGGTCCCAACGGTTCTGGAAAATCAAACGTTGCCGACGCCGTCCGCTGGGTCTTGGGCGAGCAGAGTTTGAAATTGCTCCGCGGGAAAAAATCGGAAGACGTGATTTTTTCCGGATCGCCCAAAAAGCCGCGCATGGGATTCGCGGAAGTTTCATTGTATTTAAATAATGAAGACGGTTCCGCGCCGATTGATTTTCGCGAAGTGGTTTTGACCCGCCGAGTTTATCGGAGCGGCGAGAGTGAATACTTGATAAATAAAAGCAAGGTCCGACTTTCCGATGTTCTTTTACTTTTGGCGCAATCTAATTTTGGTCAAAAGACTTACGCCATTATCGGCCAGGGAATGGTCGACGCTATGCTTTTGGCAACGCCGGCTGAACGCAAAGAATTTTTTGATGAAGCAACTGGCGTGGAACAATACCAGATGAAGCGGGACCAGGCTTTGAATAAATTAAAAGCTAGCGAGGAAAATTTGCGCCAGGCGGAAATTCTTTTCGCGGAAATTGAACCGCGGGTGAAATCTTTGACGCGGCAAATGAAGCGTTTGGCTGAGCGAAGCCAGGTTGAGGCTGAATTAAAAAATTTACAGAAAAAATACTATAGCCATCTTTGGAAAGAATTGAACGGCAAAATGAAAAATGAGGAAACGCGCGTCGCGCCGCTTTTGGAGGAAAAGAAAAAATTGGAAGGAGAAGTTGGTGAGGCCGAAGGAAAATTAAAAACAATGGAAAAAGAGCAGCCGACTTCGGACGTTTTCCGGAGACTTCAGAGCGAATACGAAAAATTGTTTGAAGAAAAAAATCGTTTGCGCGAGCGGGATATGATGATAAAAAATAAGATGGCGCTTGCCGAGCATGCGGAACTTGTCCGGCCAATGGCTATGCCAGCCAATGAAATTGAAATGACAGTGGAAGATTTATTTAAAAATTATGAAAATTTTGTTAAAAAATTAGTTAAGGCGGAAGACACGAGCGCCCTAATTGATTTAAAAAAGGAAGCGGAAGGTTTGCGAAAAGAATTTGCGGATTTTTTTGCTAAACTGAAACGCGAGCCGGCGAAAAAAGAAGCAGCGAAAATTGATCCGGCTCTTCCCAAGGAATTGGAAAAAATTGTCGGAGAAATTGAAAATATAAATCGCGCCCTGACCGAGGTTCAGGTAAAAATTGAAAATTTCAACCGTGAGCAGGAAGCCGAACGGCGAAGTTTTTTTGAATTGCAGAGAAATCTTCAGTTAAAACAGCACGAGCTCTATATGTTGTCTTCGGAAATAAACGCGATTCAAGTGGAAACTGCCGGAGCCGCGGCGCGGCGCGAAGATTTGGAACGGGAAATTAGGCAGGAAGTCGGTGATCCGGCGGAACTTGGCGAGCCAGCTGGGTTTGAGCCGGATTGGCACGAGAAAATTTTTAAATTTAAACATCAGCTGGAATTAATTGGCGGTATTGATCCCGAAACGGAAAAAGAATATAAGGAATCAAGCGAGCGTTACGAATTTTTAAAAACCCAGATTGCCGATTTGCGCGGGGCGATAGATTCTCTAATGAAAGTAATCGGCGAATTGGACGGAATTATTAAAAAACAATTTGATACGGCTTTTGGAAAAATTAATGATGAGTTTGAAAAATATTTTAAAATTTTGTTCGGCGGCGGCAAGGCGCAATTGATTTTAAAAAAAGAAATTAAAGTTGATGAAGATGAAGCAGTAGCCGAAGGAGAAGAAGCGCCGGTTGAAGAAAAGAAAAAGAAAGGCGAAGAATTTATCGCTGGAATTGAAGTGGAGGCCACTCCGCCAGGAAAACGGCTAAAAGGAATTGGAATGCTCTCCGGCGGCGAACGAGCGCTGACTTCCATCGCGCTTCTCTCGGCAATTATTTCCCAGAACCCCGCGCCATTCGTTGTTTTAGATGAAGTTGACGCGGCGCTTGATGAATCAAATTCAATCCGCTTTGCCAATGTTTTTGACGAGTTGACGGATAAAACCCAATTTATTTTAATCACCCATAATCGCGCTACGATGCAGAAAGCGAATATTCTCTATGGCGTGACCATGGAAGCGGACGGCGTTTCAAGGCTTCTGAGTTTGAATTTGGAGCAGGCCGAGAGGACGGTAAATATTGACAAGTAA
- a CDS encoding ribosome-binding factor A, producing the protein MSQRTEQFEELIIRDLGEFFLREVEFPLECLVTITRAKVSDDLKYATVWLSVLPEKFTGTCLAIAGRAAREFQKKLFRKMNTKFVPKINFKIDITEKKAEVVENLINQVKDELS; encoded by the coding sequence ATGTCACAACGTACCGAACAATTTGAAGAATTGATTATCCGCGATCTTGGCGAGTTTTTCTTGCGAGAAGTGGAATTTCCGCTTGAATGCCTAGTTACAATTACCCGGGCCAAAGTCTCGGACGATCTAAAATACGCCACGGTCTGGCTTTCGGTTTTGCCGGAAAAATTCACGGGAACCTGCCTTGCGATTGCCGGCCGAGCCGCCCGCGAATTTCAAAAAAAATTATTTAGAAAAATGAATACAAAATTCGTCCCAAAAATAAATTTTAAAATCGACATCACGGAAAAAAAGGCCGAAGTGGTGGAAAATTTGATTAACCAAGTCAAAGATGAACTTTCATAA
- a CDS encoding 5'-3' exonuclease H3TH domain-containing protein, with the protein MANKFIIIDGNAILHRAWHALPPLTTPTGEMVNAAYGFTLILMKALKDIQPKYAAVTFDRKEKTFRHEMYTEYKATRVKQPDELYAQIPIIKKIVTAFGMPIYEKERFEADDVIATICKNKEVNKPDVESIVVTGDMDTLQLVDDNTKVYALRKGITDTVIYDEGAVLKKYELRPDQLNDFKAMRGDPSDNIPGAKGIGDVGAAALIKEFGSIEKMYEAIEKNDTRLEKFKPRLIEILKKEKDNVFLGKKLVTLVSDAPVDFYLGDCKIKIDPGSVAKIFKDLGFMSLLKKVDELAGGAQSNLL; encoded by the coding sequence ATGGCAAATAAATTTATTATTATTGACGGCAATGCGATTCTTCATCGCGCCTGGCATGCCTTGCCGCCGCTCACAACGCCAACTGGCGAAATGGTAAATGCCGCGTATGGCTTCACTTTGATTTTGATGAAGGCGTTGAAAGATATCCAACCAAAATATGCGGCCGTAACTTTTGACAGGAAAGAAAAAACCTTCCGCCACGAAATGTATACTGAATATAAAGCTACCCGCGTGAAGCAACCAGATGAACTTTATGCTCAAATTCCAATTATTAAAAAAATTGTCACGGCGTTTGGGATGCCGATTTATGAGAAAGAACGTTTTGAGGCCGATGACGTGATTGCCACGATTTGTAAAAATAAAGAAGTTAACAAACCTGACGTGGAGTCAATTGTCGTTACGGGCGATATGGACACATTGCAGTTGGTAGATGACAATACAAAAGTTTACGCTTTGCGCAAAGGTATCACGGATACGGTTATTTATGATGAAGGTGCGGTTTTGAAAAAATATGAGCTTAGACCAGATCAATTAAATGATTTTAAGGCGATGCGCGGTGACCCGTCGGATAATATTCCCGGCGCGAAGGGTATTGGCGATGTCGGCGCGGCCGCGCTCATCAAAGAATTTGGGTCAATTGAGAAAATGTATGAAGCTATAGAAAAAAATGATACTCGCTTGGAAAAGTTCAAACCGCGATTAATAGAAATTTTGAAAAAAGAAAAAGATAATGTTTTTTTAGGTAAAAAGTTGGTGACACTAGTTTCAGATGCGCCGGTAGATTTTTATCTTGGAGACTGCAAAATAAAAATTGATCCGGGCTCAGTGGCGAAAATTTTTAAAGATTTGGGTTTTATGTCACTTCTTAAAAAAGTTGATGAATTAGCCGGTGGCGCGCAGAGTAATTTATTATGA